The Cryptomeria japonica chromosome 6, Sugi_1.0, whole genome shotgun sequence genomic interval AATCCGAATCCCACCTTGCGTTTAATGTCGATTTATCTCTTGCAGGTTTTTTCATGCATGGCAGACTGAACACAGTGATACTCCTCGGGCAAGTGGCGAACACCTGTCTGCACCCCCCCGACGGAAAACATGGAAAATTCGCAGAATTATTATTTCGCATATTTCGCAGAGCTCAATTTTTCTTGCATTTGTAATTAATGCCCGGTTGAATTTGAATattcattaaaaataatatttgctatacattttaattatgaaatgataatgattttttaaatatctttattttttatgtgatgtttattttgaaaatattgatgtttataattaatatttaaattttaatatgtaAATAACTGTCAAATATAAGATAAAAAgtaagatttttttaaatttttttaatttttaatttatttattaaaattagcACACTCACAAGACCATCCTTTTCTTCCATAAGACATCTTGACATTAATTCCATTTTAGATATCTGCAGTGTACTACTATTAAATAACTATACACCTATTAAAAAAATCTATAGACTAAatatttctgaaaaataaatttaacaaaCCTCCTATAAGAGGTTTAGATACTTTCAATTATAttagtttttaattaaattatttcgaTCCATCATAGACCTTTGAAAAACATTTTctgttaataaataaaaataataaacaagtTAAAGATTACTTCATTTGATGGCGAATATTGCAAACAAACATAAGAAACAACTTAGCTTCGCATTGCAGTTAGTACATACAAAAATTGTTTGTCCCTCTCTACACTGCAGTATCCCATGGAAAGGTAACtatataattacaaaataaataatccATCAATTATAACTGAATTGATTAATCGCAGGCGAGAAATTACTAGATTTCGTTTACGTAAACCCATAGAGCCATTCAGCGATCAATTTGGGACACAGATCAGGTACAAATTCTCAAAATTCTAAACAGTTTGTTATTTCAGTGTAAGACGTTTGCAGTTTAGAAATCAACCACCTGATTGCAAAATTGCCATGGATGAAAAAAGTACAGCAAACTAGGGTTTAAATTACAGCATGATTAAAAACCATCATTCCCCGGCTATTCTAGGGTTTGATTATGGCCTGGATTTAAGCATGACAGAATATTTTTCATTAATGGGTATTTGAAGGTCCAAGGAGTTTAATGCGAGACTGCTGTATTTTTGTTTTCAGAGTTTGTATGATTTGTTGTTGGGGTATTTAGGGCAGGGCCGAAGATGATGGAAACTATGATTTAGTGCTAATTGAAGGGGTTATCACAAGCCATTATTTGGATATTCAGAGTCTAAGGGTTATCATGAGAAAAACTGTTTTATTGTTGTTAGTGTTTTTAGGGTTTCTGAGAAAATAATTGTGAAGTGAGGTGTTCAGAGCGCAGCCTAAGACTAGGAGGCTTCTGATTTAATCATAACGAAGTTTCTATTATAAGATTTGCTGGGTATTCAAAATTCCAGGTGTTTTCATGAGAGAAGACCATTGTTTTGTTTTTCTGAATTCCGATTTTCAAGAGCTTTTGGGAATATAATTGGGATTTGGGGTTGTAGGGTAGGGCCAAATATGGGGAGGCCCTTGATTTATCAGATTCTTGATAAGCCAGCCACAAGCTGCATAATTGGCTTGTGCAGTGCAATATGGTTTTATATACAGAAGAAAAGTCTTGGGTATGGAGACGTGGGGCTTAATTATGAGGCTGCTATGGAGGGTCAGCATTGGAGGTTTATAACTTCGGCATTTTCACATATAAGTGTTATTCATCTGGTTTTCAATATGAGTGCCCTGTGGAGCCTAGGTGTTGTGGAGAGCCTGGGGCACATGGGTTTGGGGGTTCAGTTTTATCTTCAGTATACATTAGTTTTGGTTGTGTTGTCTGGATTGTTGGTCATAGGGACATATCATGTTTTAATTCAGAGATTCAAGATTGATTATTTCCGAAGAGTCACGGCAGTTGGGTATTCTTGTGTGGTGTTTGGGTGGATGACCATTCTTGCAGTTAAGCAACCCTCTTCCAAGTTGGATCTTTTTGGGGTACTTTCGTTGCCTATTAGCTTCGCACCATTTGAATCTCTGGTCTTTACATCTATAATAGTACCACAAGCAAGCTTTCTTGGGCACTTGTCGGGGATCATTGTTGGTTATGCTATTGCTTGGGGTTTGATTCAAGGCATGAATAATTACTGGGCAATTTCTATGCTTGGGTGGATTGTCATTGCTTTCATTTACAGCTTGAAACGGAGTGGTATGATTGATCTACCTTTTATTGAAATAGAACCTGTGATGGATGCTTCATTGCCTACTGTTGGTTTCTTTACACCCAGCAATGTAAGAGGGTTAGAGGGGAATGTTCTGCCCACAAGGGGATCTGAACTTGTATGAATAACATGCTTAGATGGGTGTGGTACACAATGTTTTCTTAGTGAATTTCCATTGTATTGCACTCCAATGGGCACTCATGTGACAGGTTCATTATTTGTAATTTGGAATTCTTACTTTATGAAGAACCAGGATTGGGCCAAGTATCTAACTTATACGCGTTTTAAGCATGTCATTAGGCCAATATATCTGGTGCCTATTGCAATGGGTAAGGTAAATATTTATTGTAAAATTGTATCTGATATTTTTGCTTCATCATTGATGGGGAAGAAATTGGCTAGAAATTTATATGTTTGGAAATTAAATGGTTCATGTCAGCAGGGGTTTTCCTAGTCATGCCTTGCACAAAAAGACATCAAGATTGTTTTACAAATTCAATCTCTGCAGCAACCAATAAATATTGGAACTGTGAATTTGAGATGCTAACATTGGTAAGATATTGTCATCCATCAGTTGCAGCTGTCATTTTTCCTTGGCAATCTGACCGCCACATTGCCTGTCAAACTTTCTTAATTCGTTTGTGGTTTGtgttgaatattatattttttatgttgtgCATGCTTTTTATCAGATTAATAAGTAATTGGGAATGGTAAAAAATGTATGTATTTAGGTACAAATGTGGAAAAAATTCTGCATAAGGGATATATTTTTTTAAGCTTTTTAAATTGGTTAGATGTTTCATGAATGATGATTATGGAGGTAATTTGGTCATACAGACTCTGATACTTTAAAAAATTCTTTATTCTTTAACTTTTGTTGTATATAAAATTGTGGTACTTATTTGATATTATACTCTTCGAGCAGAGTTCAATTGATGATTATCATTAGAAAACGTATGTACTCTTTCTTATGCATATCTTAATAGATTTGCAAGTTTTCGCATAAAAAAAATTAGTAAACTTTGGGGAATGTTTTAATCATTTTCAGTGTACAATACATCTCCTTCTTCAGAACCTGAAGATTAAAGAGGATTAAATCTGATATAAATATAGTTTAAACTTTATATAATATATTGTAGACCTTTGATTTGTCGTTGTTACCTGCAGTGGCATTGCTACTTTTCGCAATTGAACCTTGTGATTTGCCTCTCTGTTTGATTAACCTAATTGTCTGCAGCATCCATGGCCAGTGCAAGGAGGCAAATCATGTatgaggtacatgatggaatttttTCATGGTTTTCTTGCTTGATGGATGCACCTCAATATGCCAACTTATATTAATGCTATAATTTTGATGCGTAATCAGCTTGGTTATACCAACGAACAATTCACCAAGATCCATTCTAACCATGTATGGCTGAGATCATATGTACTAATATACCAGTTCTATGTCTTCTGCTTGTCAAATTAGATTTAGCATAAAAAATCACCAAGGAATAAACATGAACATGAACATAAAACAAGTATAAGTTACAGTATACACCTCACAATGAGCATAAGTTTACCTTGGTGAAACTAGTGCAGATGGGGTTTCATTCTTTTGAAGTGACCAATTTCAAGAATAACAGCCTTATCTTAACTATGGAGCATCATAAGACCATCATGAGATGACAACACACTCCTACAATCACCTTCACACTTGCCTTGCAATGAATTGACTATTTACATGGAGAGTTATCTACACTAAGTACACTTTGTTGCAATCTTATGGTTAATTCTATGTGCCTTGGCCAACTTCAATGCATACTTACTTATGCTTACTAAGGGATAATAAAGTGATGGAAGTGCCCATTGGGCAATGGTAGGATCCTTTATTGATTTACTTACTATCTAGGTAGTTCATTTTGCCCATTGTTGTGTTTGGGTGAGTTTGGCACATTAGTAGATGCCTAACTCGATATAATTTGATGAGGTAGCTTTCGATTGGTTGTCTCATGGTCCTTATTATTGCAAAATGATGAATTGGTCAGAGTCATATTTGTAGATTTTTCCATAGTTCTATAGGATGTATCCATGGGGTTCCAACTGATGATCTTGGGACAAGGATGAAATACCCCCTTCCATTTTTTTGGGAAAAATCCAAGGATGCCCTTGGATGTTCTTAACTTCTTGTTACATTGGGACTTCTTTGTCAGATGGTAACA includes:
- the LOC131040445 gene encoding RHOMBOID-like protein 13 codes for the protein MGRPLIYQILDKPATSCIIGLCSAIWFYIQKKSLGYGDVGLNYEAAMEGQHWRFITSAFSHISVIHLVFNMSALWSLGVVESLGHMGLGVQFYLQYTLVLVVLSGLLVIGTYHVLIQRFKIDYFRRVTAVGYSCVVFGWMTILAVKQPSSKLDLFGVLSLPISFAPFESLVFTSIIVPQASFLGHLSGIIVGYAIAWGLIQGMNNYWAISMLGWIVIAFIYSLKRSGMIDLPFIEIEPVMDASLPTVGFFTPSNVRGLEGNVLPTRGSELV